From Carya illinoinensis cultivar Pawnee chromosome 5, C.illinoinensisPawnee_v1, whole genome shotgun sequence, one genomic window encodes:
- the LOC122309550 gene encoding DNA-directed RNA polymerase 1B, mitochondrial: MWRNLSKQVSPRKIIFSSESSCSCLPSSSSSSSSGRCFRDSSFLEKIRPLESPNAVNYWFPALAFGQNSLLSSQTNGLRRPSLANSNYPFGFSGNYSCVISYASAAEAIASEEDLSGSDEVQELLEEMIREDKVLESLSRQPKKMVAGMGVTKYNMLRRRQIKMETQAWEEAAKEYQELLTDMCEQKLAPNLPYMKSLFLGWFEPLRDAIAEDQESSKQKKHKPSHYPYFGQLPADMMAVITMHKLMGLLMTNTGGIGSSRVVQAALQIGEAIEQEARIHRFLEKTKKKKKSTAVNKAEGKSNKDETDKKPEGEFDPMIDGQEKPTKEQEKLRNKVTKLMKKQKVHQVRRILKEQDDVEPWGQEAQVKVGCRLIQLLTETAYIQPPIDQLGDGPPEIRPAFLHSLKTLTKETQKCSRRYGVIECDPLVCRGLEKTARHMVIPYMPMLVPPLRWRGYDRGAYLFLPSYVMRTHGAKQQREAVKRAPMNQLEPAFEALDTLGNTKWRVNKRILSVVDRIWASGGGLADLVDREDVPLPEEPDTEDEAEIRKWKWKVKAAKKVNSERHSQRCDIELKLAVARKMKDEEGFYYPHNLDFRGRAYPMHPYLNHLGSDICRGILEFAEGRPLGKSGLRWLKIHLANLYAGGVDKLSYEGRAEFTENHLDDIFDSADRPLEGRRWWLSAEDPFQCLAACINLSEALRSFSPETTVSHMPVHQDGSCNGLQHYAALGRDKLGAAAVNLVAGDKPADVYSGIAARVLDIMRRDAEKDPATNPNALHARLLIDQVDRKLVKQTVMTSVYGVTYIGARDQIKRRLKERCAIADDDEMFAASCYAAKTTLTALGEMFEAARSIMSWLGDCAKVIASENQPVRWTTPLGLPVVQPYRQLGRHLIKTSLQVLTLQRETDKVMVKRQRTAFPPNFVHSLDGSHMMMTAVACKRAGLNFAGVHDSYWTHACDVDEMNRILRAKFVELYKAPILENLLESFQKSFPTLEFPPLPERGDFDLRDVLESPYFFN; encoded by the exons ATGTGGAGGAATTTATCTAAACAAGTTTCTCCAAGAAAGATAATTTTTTCCTCCGAATCCTCTTGCTCTTGtttaccttcttcttcttcgtcttccaGTTCTGGAAGGTGTTTTCGAGACTCGAGTTTTCTCGAGAAAATCAGACCTCTCGAGTCGCCTAATGCTGTAAATTATTGGTTTCCGGCTTTGGCTTTCGGTCAAAATAGCTTATTATCTTCTCAGACTAATGGATTGAGAAGACCCAGCCTCGCGAATTCAAATTACCCGTTTGGTTTTTCTGGGAATTATAGCTGTGTGATAAGTTATGCAAGTGCTGCGGAGGCTATTGCTTCCGAGGAAGACTTGTCGGGGTCAGATGAAGTGCAAGAACTGTTGGAGGAGATGATTAGAGAAGACAAGGTGTTGGAGTCTCTTTCAAGGCAGCCGAAGAAAATGGTGGCGGGTATGGGGGTAACGAAGTATAATATGCTTCGAAGGCGACAGATAAAGATGGAGACTCAGGCATGGGAAGAGGCGGCCAAGGAGTACCAGGAGCTCCTGACGGATATGTGCGAACAGAAGCTCGCACCTAATCTTCCATACATGAAATCTTTGTTTCTTGGTTGGTTTGAGCCCTTACGGGATGCCATTGCTGAAGATCAAGAATCTAGCAAGCAAAAGAAGCACAAACCTTCTCATTATCCGTATTTTGGTCAATTACCGGCGGATATGATGGCGGTCATTACAATGCATAAGCTGATGGGATTGTTGATGACTAATACTGGAGGAATAGGCAGTAGCAGGGTCGTGCAGGCCGCTCTCCAGATAGGCGAAGCAATCGAACAAGAG GCCAGGATACACAGGTTTTTGGAgaagacaaagaagaagaagaagagcacaGCAGTAAATAAAGCAGAAGGCAAATCTAATAAAGATGAAACAGATAAGAAACCAGAAGGTGAATTTGATCCCATGATTGATGGACAAGAAAAGCCGACCAAAGAACAAGAGAAGTTAAGGAACAAAGTAACTAAACTGATGAAAAAGCAAAAGGTGCATCAAGTAAGGAGAATACTGAAAGAACAAGATGATGTGGAACCTTGGGGTCAGGAAGCTCAAGTTAAG GTTGGCTGCCGCTTAATTCAATTGTTGACCGAAACAGCCTACATACAACCTCCAATTGACCAATTAGGAGATGGTCCACCAGAAATTCGGCCAGCATTTTTACACTCCCTTAAAACTTTGACGAAAGAAACACA GAAGTGCAGCAGGAGATATGGTGTTATTGAATGTGACCCACTAGTTTGCAGAGGACTTGAGAAAACT GCTAGACACATGGTTATTCCATATATGCCTATGTTAGTGCCTCCTCTAAGGTGGAGAGG GTATGACAGAGGGGCATACTTGTTTTTACCATCCTATGTAATGCGAACACATGGAGCAAAACAACAACGTGAAGCAGTTAAGAGGGCTCCAATGAATCAATTAGAACCTGCTTTTGAG GCTCTGGATACCCTTGGAAATACCAAATGGAGGGTAAACAAAAGAATACTTAGTGTGGTAGACAGAATATGGGCTAGTGGAGGTGGTCTTGCTGATTTGGTTGACCGTGAAGAT GTTCCTTTGCCAGAGGAACCAGACACAGAAGATGAAGCAGAAATTCGGAAGTGGAAGTGGAAAGTCAAAGCTGCGAAAAAGGTCAATAGCGAGAGGCATTCACAGCGGTGCGATATAGAACTTAAACTTGCT GTTGCTCGGAAGATGAAGGATGAGGAAGGCTTCTACTACCCACATAACCTTGATTTCCGAGGTCGTGCGTACCCCATGCACCCATATTTAAACCATCTTGGTTCTGATATATGCCGAGGCATCCTAGAGTTTGCAGAGGGGCGCCCTCTGGGAAAGTCAGGCTTAAGGTGGTTGAAGATACATTTGGCAAATCTGTATGCTGGAGGTGTAGACAAGTTGTCCTATGAGGGCCGGGCAGAGTTTACTGAGAACCATCTAGATGATATCTTCGACTCTGCGGACAGGCCTCTTGAAGGAAGGAGGTGGTGGTTGAGTGCTGAGGATCCTTTCCAATGCTTGGCAGCTTGTATTAATCTCTCAGAAGCGTTGAGAAGCTTCTCTCCAGAAACTACTGTTTCGCACATGCCTGTCCACCAA GATGGTTCATGTAATGGCTTACAACACTATGCTGCCCTTGGGAGGGACAAG TTGGGAGCAGCTGCAGTAAATCTTGTTGCGGGAGATAAACCTGCAGATGTTTACTCTGGAATTGCTGCCAG AGTCCTTGACATCATGAGGAGAGATGCAGAAAAAGATCCAGCAACTAATCCAAATGCATTGCACGCAAGGCTTTTAATCGATCAG GTGGACCGGAAATTGGTTAAGCAAACAGTGATGACATCTGTATATGGTGTCACTTACATTGGTGCCCGTGACCAGATCAAGAGGAGATTAAAGGAGCGTTGTGCCATTGCAGATGATGATGAAATGTTTGCTGCATCTTGCTATGCTGCAAAG ACCACATTGACAGCATTAGGAGAGATGTTTGAAGCTGCAAGAAGTATAATGAGCTGGCTTGGCGATTGTGCAAAG GTTATAGCTTCGGAGAATCAGCCCGTGAGATGGACCACGCCTCTTGGGCTTCCTGTTGTACAACCCTACCGGCAATTGGGAAGGCACCTT ATTAAGACTTCTCTTCAGGTGTTGACATTACAACGAGAAACTGACAAG GTTATGGTTAAGCGGCAGAGGACAGCCTTTCCCCCAAATTTTGTGCACTCACTTGATGGTTCACACATGATGATGACTGCCGTTGCATGCAAAAGGGCAGGCCTTAACTTTGCAG GAGTCCACGATTCATATTGGACACATGCATGCGATGTTGATGAGATGAACAGAATACTGAGAGCAAAGTTTGTTGAACTTTACAAGGCACCAATACTGGAGAAT TTGTTGGAGAGCTTCCAAAAGTCTTTTCCAACATTGGAATTTCCTCCCTTACCAGAGCGGGGAGACTTTGATCTCAGAGATGTGCTGGAATCTCCGTATTTCTTCAACTAG
- the LOC122310515 gene encoding heat shock protein 90-5, chloroplastic gives MAPVLNRSLATASLASLSSASPILVRNRNGVLNLRSSFLPQNAPRKGLYSAGLKWKLERRDNRIAVRCEAAVAEKEASESSGEKFEYQAEVSRLLDLIVHSLYSHKEVFLRELVSNASDALDKLRFLSVTEPSLLGDAGELEIRIKPDPDNGTITITDTGIGMTKEELIDCLGTIAQSGTSKFLKALKENNDLGADNSLIGQFGVGFYSAFLVAEKVVVSTKSPKSDKQYVWEAAADSSSYVIREETETENILRRGTQITLYLRPDDKYEFADPARIQGLVKNYSQFVSFPIYTWQEKSRTVEVEEEEEPKEGEEPKPEGEKKKKTTKTEKYWDWELANETKPIWMRNPKEIQKDEYQEFYKKTFNEFLDPVAYTHFTTEGEVEFRSVLYIPGMGPLNNEDVINPKTKNIRLYVKRVFISDDFDGELFPRYLSFVKGVVDSDDLPLNVSREILQESRIVRIMRKRLVRKTFDMIQEVSESENKEDYKKLWENFGRFLKLGCIEDSGNHKRITPLLRFYTSKSEEELKSLDDYVENMGEKQNAIYYLATDSLKSAKSAPFLEKLIQKDIEVLYLIEPIDEVAIQNLQTYKEKKFVDISKEDLELGDEDEVKERETKQEYNLVCDWIKQQLGDKVAKVQVSKRLSSSPCVLVSGKFGWSANMERLMKAQALGDTSSLEFMRGRRILEINPDHPIIKDLNAACKNAPDSTDAKRAVDLLYDTALISSGFSPDSPADLGNKIYEMMAMALGGRWGRLEEGVADAPQDDAAESSVANGETSETQVVEPSEVRTENDPWSD, from the exons ATGGCTCCGGTGCTTAATAGAAGCTTGGCCACTGCTTCTCTTGCTTCCCTTTCCTCTGCATCTCCCATTTTAGTGAGAAACAGGAACGGGGTTTTAAATCTCAGAAGCTCTTTTTTGCCACAAAATGCTCCCAGAAAGGGATTATATTCTGCTGGGTTGAAGTGGAAGCTTGAGAGGAGGGATAATCGAATCGCGGTGCGGTGCGAGGCTGCGGTGGCCGAGAAAGAGGCTTCCGAGTCTTCTGGTGAAAAGTTTGAGTACCAAGCGGAG GTTAGTCGCCTATTGGATTTGATAGTTCATAGTTTGTACAGCCACAAGGAGGTGTTCCTTCGAGAGCTTGTGAG TAATGCAAGTGATGCTTTAGACAAGCTGAGATTCTTAAGTGTGACTGAACCCTCGCTGCTTGGGGATGCTGGTGAACTAGAGATACGTATCAAACCTGATCCAGACAATGGAACAATCACCATAAC GGACACTGGTATTGGAATGaccaaagaagagcttattGACTGTCTTGGAACTATTGCACAGAGTGGTACTTCAAAGTTCTTAAAGGCTCTCAAG GAAAATAATGATCTTGGGGCAGACAATAGTCTGATTGGTCAATTTGGTGTTGGGTTCTATTCTGCCTTTCTTGTTGCTGAGAAG GTTGTCGTGTCTACGAAGAGCCCAAAATCAGATAAGCAATATGTTTGGGAAGCTGCAGCCGATAGTAGCTCATATGTGATCAGGGAAGAAACTGAGACTGAAAATATTCTACGTCGTGGAACCCAAATCACACTCTATTTAAGG CCGGATGACAAGTATGAATTTGCAGACCCAGCTAGGATTCAGGGTTTGGTGAAGAATTACTCTCAGTTTGTTTCTTTCCCCATCTATACATGGCAAGAGAAATCGAGAACTGTTGAG gtggaagaggaggaagaacccaaagaaggagaagaaccaAAGCCAGAG ggtgagaagaaaaagaagactaCTAAAACGGAGAAATACTGGGACTGGGAATTGGCCAATGAGACAAAGCCAATTTGG ATGCGGAATCCAAAGGAAATCCAGAAGGATGAGTACCAAGAATTCTATAAAAAGACTTTTAATGAATTCTTGGACCCAGTTGCATACACCCACTTCACCACTGAG GGTGAGGTTGAGTTTAGAAGTGTCCTGTATATTCCTGGGATGGGTCCTCTTAACAATGAAGATGTAattaatccaaaaacaaagaatatACGCTTGTATGTGAAGCGGGTATTTATCTCAGATGATTTTGATGGCGAGCTG TTCCCACGCTACTTGAGCTTTGTGAAGGGTGTCGTGGATTCAGATGACCTTCCTCTCAATGTTTCTCGAGAGATACTTCAAGAAAGCAGAATT GTGCGAATAATGAGAAAGAGACTTGTCCGGAAAACATTTGACATGATTCAAGAGGTCTCAGAAAGTGAAAATAAAGAG GACTACAAGAAATTGTGGGAGAATTTTGGCAGATTCCTAAAGTTAGGTTGCATTGAGGATTCCGGAAATCACAAGCGCATAACACCGTTGTTGCGATTTTACACTTCCAAAAGTGAAGAGGAGCTGAAAAGCTTGGATGATTATGTTGAAAACATGGGTGAAAAGCAAAATGCTATCTATTACTTGGCAACAGACAGCTTGAAAAGTGCCAAGAGTGCTCCTTTCTTGGAGAAGTTGATTCAAAAAGACATTGAG GTTCTGTACTTGATTGAACCTATAGATGAAGTTGCCATCCAGAACCTGCAGAcatacaaagaaaagaaatttgttgacattAGCAAAGAAGACTTAGAGCTTG gtgatgaagatgaggtgaaagaaagggaaacaaaacaagaatATAATCTTGTCTGTGATTGGATAAAGCAACAGCTTGGTGATAAGGTAGCAAAAGTCCAAGTCTCAAAGCGACTAAGCTCCTCTCCCTGTGTGCTTGTTTCTGGAAAGTTTGGATGGTCTGCTAATATGGAAAG ATTGATGAAGGCTCAGGCTCTTGGAGACACTTCAAGTTTGGAGTTCATGAGGGGAAGGAGAATATTGGAGATTAATCCAGATCATCCCATCATCAAAGATCTCAAC GCCGCATGCAAGAATGCACCTGACAGCACTGATGCCAAGAGAGCTGTTGACCTCTTGTATGATACAGCATTGATCTCCAGTGGATTCTCG CCTGACAGCCCAGCCGACTTGGGAAATAAGATCTATGAGATGATGGCAATGGCCCTTGGAGGAAGATGGGGCAGATTAGAAGAGGGAGTGGCAGATGCACCCCAAGATGATGCTGCAGAATCCAGTGTGGCAAATGGCGAAACTTCCGAAACACAAGTGGTTGAACCATCTGAAGTGAGGACAGAGAATGATCCTTGGAGTGATTAA